A single region of the Streptomyces sp. AM 4-1-1 genome encodes:
- a CDS encoding peptidase inhibitor family I36 protein produces MRTTVLAAALAAAVLLPSTATAAAPTTRLGDCGAGQLCLWEKPDFTGSRRVHELSTIDIESCVPLPPGTTAQALANRTGRPVTTYQSQKCAETGEFETYPGGGTWLPRSPYQVRAFKVWEN; encoded by the coding sequence ATGCGTACGACCGTCCTCGCCGCCGCCCTGGCCGCGGCCGTCCTCCTGCCGTCCACCGCGACCGCCGCGGCGCCCACCACCCGGCTCGGCGACTGCGGGGCCGGGCAGCTCTGCCTCTGGGAGAAGCCGGACTTCACCGGCTCCCGGCGGGTCCACGAACTGTCCACCATCGACATCGAGAGCTGCGTACCGCTGCCCCCGGGCACCACCGCGCAGGCCCTCGCCAACCGCACCGGGCGCCCCGTCACCACGTACCAGTCGCAGAAGTGCGCCGAGACCGGTGAGTTCGAGACCTATCCGGGCGGCGGCACCTGGCTGCCGCGCTCGCCGTACCAGGTACGGGCCTTCAAGGTCTGGGAGAACTGA
- a CDS encoding MFS transporter: MTSETTVEQAPREPEDSLVSAPVKGLRGHPWLTLFSVAIGVMMVALDGTIVAIANPAIQQDLGASLSDVQWITNGYMLALAVSLITAGKLGDRFGHRQTFLIGIAGFALASGAIGLSHSVLLVIVFRVLQGLFGALLMPAALGLLRATFPAEKLNMAIGIWGMVIGASTAGGPILGGVLVEHVSWQSVFFINVPVGVIALVFGLLILKDHRALNAPRSFDIGGIVLLSGAMFCLIWALIKGSGWGWGDSRTLLFLIGSVVLFAAFAFLELRVREPLIPLAMFRSVPLSAGVVLMVLMAFAFMGGLFFVTFYLQNVHGMSPVDSGLHLLPLTAMMIIASPVAGGLITKFGPRVPLVGGMVCTAVACFGMSQLTIGTGTVTLSIWFALLGLGLAPVMVGATEVIVGNAPMELSGVAGGLQQAAMQVGGSLGTAVLGAVMASQVDAKLADNWVAAKLPPLSGAQLEQASSAVKVGMPPIAPNTPPEIAAKITGVAHDTFVSGMSTAFIVAGGVAVVAALFATLTKRGENAEAGAGAGHI, from the coding sequence ATGACTAGTGAGACCACCGTCGAACAAGCGCCGCGGGAACCGGAAGACAGTCTCGTTTCCGCACCGGTCAAGGGGCTGCGCGGCCACCCCTGGCTGACGCTCTTCTCCGTGGCCATCGGCGTGATGATGGTCGCGCTCGACGGCACGATCGTCGCGATCGCCAACCCGGCGATCCAGCAGGACCTCGGGGCCTCGCTCTCCGACGTCCAGTGGATCACCAACGGCTACATGCTCGCCCTCGCGGTCTCCCTGATCACCGCGGGCAAGCTCGGTGACCGGTTCGGCCACCGCCAGACCTTCCTGATAGGCATCGCCGGGTTCGCGCTGGCGTCGGGGGCCATCGGGCTCTCCCACAGTGTGCTGCTCGTGATCGTGTTCCGGGTGCTCCAGGGTCTCTTCGGCGCCCTGCTGATGCCCGCCGCGCTCGGCCTGCTGCGCGCCACCTTCCCGGCCGAGAAGCTGAACATGGCGATCGGCATCTGGGGCATGGTGATCGGGGCCTCGACCGCCGGCGGCCCGATCCTCGGCGGGGTGCTCGTCGAGCACGTCAGCTGGCAGTCCGTCTTCTTCATCAACGTGCCGGTCGGCGTGATCGCGCTCGTGTTCGGTCTGCTGATCCTCAAGGACCACCGTGCGCTGAACGCGCCGCGCTCCTTCGACATCGGCGGCATCGTGCTGCTGTCGGGCGCCATGTTCTGCCTGATCTGGGCCCTCATCAAGGGCTCGGGCTGGGGCTGGGGCGACTCCAGGACGCTGCTCTTCCTCATCGGTTCCGTGGTCCTGTTCGCGGCCTTCGCCTTCCTCGAACTGAGGGTGCGCGAACCGCTGATCCCGCTCGCCATGTTCCGGTCCGTACCGCTCTCCGCGGGTGTGGTCCTGATGGTGCTGATGGCCTTCGCCTTCATGGGCGGGCTGTTCTTCGTCACCTTCTACCTCCAGAACGTGCACGGGATGAGCCCCGTCGACAGCGGTCTGCACCTGCTGCCGCTGACCGCGATGATGATCATCGCCTCGCCGGTCGCGGGCGGCCTCATCACCAAGTTCGGTCCCCGGGTCCCGCTCGTCGGCGGCATGGTCTGCACCGCGGTCGCCTGCTTCGGGATGTCCCAGCTGACCATCGGGACCGGCACCGTGACCCTCTCCATCTGGTTCGCGCTGCTCGGCCTCGGTCTCGCACCCGTCATGGTCGGTGCCACCGAGGTCATCGTCGGCAACGCCCCGATGGAGCTGTCCGGCGTCGCGGGCGGCCTCCAGCAGGCCGCCATGCAGGTCGGCGGCAGCCTCGGCACCGCGGTCCTCGGCGCGGTGATGGCCTCCCAGGTCGACGCGAAGCTCGCGGACAACTGGGTGGCCGCCAAGCTCCCGCCGCTGAGCGGCGCGCAGCTGGAACAGGCGAGTTCGGCCGTCAAGGTCGGCATGCCGCCGATCGCGCCCAACACCCCGCCGGAGATCGCGGCGAAGATCACGGGCGTCGCGCATGACACGTTCGTGTCGGGGATGAGCACCGCGTTCATCGTCGCGGGCGGGGTCGCCGTCGTCGCGGCGCTGTTCGCCACACTCACCAAGCGCGGTGAGAACGCCGAGGCCGGCGCGGGAGCCGGTCACATCTGA
- a CDS encoding TetR family transcriptional regulator, whose protein sequence is MTGGQKAAGHPAGLRERKKQRTRDALLRTALHLFTTQGYDETTVDEIADAVEVSQRTFFRYFANKEEAAFALQDMVESRFVAELRGRPAAEAPFEALRGAVLSAWNDVGTAIEEVVPVELHMRAYRMIESTPSLLAAHLRRNSALEDEVARLIADRERLDMAQDPRPRVAVAAFCGVMRVAGRLWGRGPDTELESLRALTEIYLDHLGPALTEGWRTPSSAAER, encoded by the coding sequence GTGACAGGCGGGCAGAAGGCTGCCGGGCACCCGGCGGGATTGCGCGAGCGCAAGAAACAGCGCACCCGGGACGCCCTGCTCCGGACCGCCCTCCATCTTTTCACCACTCAGGGGTACGACGAGACCACGGTTGACGAAATCGCCGACGCGGTCGAGGTGTCCCAGCGCACGTTCTTCCGCTACTTCGCCAACAAGGAGGAGGCGGCCTTCGCCCTCCAGGACATGGTGGAGTCGCGCTTCGTCGCCGAGCTGCGCGGTCGGCCGGCCGCGGAAGCACCCTTCGAGGCGCTGCGCGGAGCGGTCCTCTCCGCCTGGAACGACGTCGGCACCGCCATCGAGGAGGTCGTACCGGTCGAACTCCACATGCGTGCGTACCGGATGATCGAGTCGACGCCGTCACTGCTCGCCGCCCATCTGCGGCGCAACAGCGCGCTGGAGGACGAGGTCGCCCGGCTCATCGCCGACCGCGAGCGGCTGGACATGGCCCAGGACCCCCGGCCGAGGGTCGCCGTAGCCGCGTTCTGCGGAGTGATGCGGGTGGCCGGCCGGCTCTGGGGGCGTGGTCCCGACACGGAGCTGGAGTCGCTGCGCGCGCTGACCGAGATCTATCTGGACCACCTCGGCCCCGCGCTCACCGAGGGCTGGCGCACCCCGTCGTCCGCCGCCGAACGCTGA
- a CDS encoding alpha/beta hydrolase, whose product MTSFDSSPTITAWRALLAVAVVFVMLTTTGWTAVRHQVSAGPRQMALASWAKGRIAGHALPDADASPARLARFFATLSAAQSDRLADAYPLVVGNMNGAPVTLRYRANRRALAQAQVVEQLRTHDSGLSPDGQGQALQRMNRFRSMLAEDRQFLAFDPSGKGLAAEVFGDLDRADRISVIVPGVDTNLLTLERSGRKYSAPVGMGQSLYAAERAARTGTRTAVIAWADYTAPAGLGMDAALGNLAKHGAVRLNALLAALPGEAPVSLFCHSYGSVLCGVAAHRLPSRVADIAVAGSPGMRVDNAAQLRTRARVWAMRDRDDWIQDVPHLEVGGLGHGADPVDPAFGSRIASAGGAVGHSGYFEPGTESLSNFAAIGVGAYDSVSCAGSDETCHSGISGA is encoded by the coding sequence GTGACTTCCTTCGACTCCTCCCCCACCATCACCGCGTGGCGAGCGCTGCTCGCCGTGGCCGTGGTGTTCGTGATGCTGACGACCACCGGCTGGACCGCCGTCCGCCACCAGGTCTCCGCGGGTCCGCGCCAAATGGCCCTCGCCTCTTGGGCAAAGGGCCGCATAGCGGGCCACGCGCTCCCGGATGCCGACGCGTCGCCGGCCCGGCTGGCGCGGTTCTTCGCCACGCTGAGCGCCGCCCAGAGCGACCGGCTCGCCGACGCCTACCCGCTCGTCGTCGGCAACATGAACGGCGCCCCGGTCACCCTGCGCTACCGCGCCAACCGGCGGGCCCTGGCCCAGGCGCAGGTGGTGGAGCAGCTGAGGACGCACGACAGCGGGCTCTCGCCCGACGGGCAGGGCCAGGCGCTCCAGCGGATGAACCGCTTCCGGTCGATGCTCGCCGAGGACCGTCAGTTCCTGGCGTTCGACCCGTCGGGCAAGGGACTGGCCGCCGAGGTCTTCGGCGATCTGGACCGGGCCGACCGGATCTCGGTGATCGTCCCCGGGGTCGACACCAATCTGCTGACGCTGGAGCGGAGCGGGCGCAAGTACAGCGCGCCGGTCGGCATGGGGCAGTCGCTGTACGCGGCGGAGCGCGCCGCACGCACCGGGACCCGTACCGCCGTCATCGCCTGGGCCGACTACACGGCGCCCGCCGGGCTCGGCATGGACGCGGCGCTCGGGAACCTCGCGAAGCACGGGGCGGTACGGCTGAACGCTTTGCTGGCCGCGCTGCCGGGCGAGGCGCCCGTCTCGCTGTTCTGCCACAGCTACGGCTCGGTGCTGTGCGGGGTCGCCGCTCACCGGCTGCCCTCCCGGGTGGCCGACATCGCGGTGGCGGGCAGCCCCGGGATGCGGGTGGACAACGCGGCGCAGCTGCGCACCCGGGCCAGGGTCTGGGCGATGCGCGACCGTGACGACTGGATTCAGGACGTGCCGCATCTGGAGGTCGGGGGACTCGGCCACGGTGCCGATCCGGTGGACCCGGCCTTCGGCTCCCGGATCGCGTCGGCGGGCGGCGCGGTCGGTCACAGCGGCTACTTCGAGCCGGGTACGGAGAGTCTCAGCAACTTCGCGGCGATCGGCGTCGGCGCCTACGACTCGGTCAGCTGCGCGGGCTCGGACGAGACGTGCCACAGCGGGATCTCCGGCGCGTAA
- a CDS encoding DUF4429 domain-containing protein translates to MGDVLAGIHATWEFDTDSVLIRFERGIRAPKLFQSLRERRVPHAALSSVTLTPGKRGTVVLRAVPRPGADPLLEAAAGQLDDSRDPYRLVLPAAREPLAEYYAGELRAALGPGSAFPAERFLVAAPEAPMHFKAYDGRAEFDGSLVSFRWSRTGASSAKWKAGDQTFPVTELCGVEWRSPEVFNGHLRLVRPGTDPAHLGAAGPGAFAQADQDPAAVVFGLGYGPVHESLPFAAAVLQSVRTTQTVRVPQAVRVSQPASLVAAAVPAGAGRRDPAEIAERIRHLGDLYEAGLVTDAEFTAKKAQLLDEL, encoded by the coding sequence ATGGGTGATGTGCTGGCCGGAATTCATGCCACCTGGGAGTTCGACACCGACTCCGTGCTCATCCGCTTCGAACGGGGTATCCGCGCACCGAAACTCTTCCAGAGTCTGCGTGAGCGCCGTGTTCCGCACGCGGCGCTGTCGTCGGTGACGCTCACCCCGGGCAAGCGGGGCACGGTGGTGCTGCGCGCGGTGCCGAGACCAGGTGCCGATCCACTGCTGGAGGCAGCCGCCGGACAGCTCGACGACAGCCGCGACCCGTACCGGCTGGTGCTGCCGGCCGCCCGCGAACCGCTCGCCGAGTACTACGCGGGCGAACTGCGGGCCGCGCTCGGCCCCGGTTCGGCGTTCCCCGCCGAGCGGTTCCTGGTGGCGGCACCCGAGGCACCGATGCACTTCAAGGCGTACGACGGCAGGGCCGAGTTCGACGGCAGCCTGGTCTCCTTCCGGTGGTCCCGGACCGGCGCCTCCAGTGCCAAGTGGAAGGCCGGCGACCAGACCTTCCCGGTGACGGAGCTGTGCGGGGTCGAATGGCGCTCCCCCGAGGTGTTCAACGGCCATCTGCGGCTGGTGCGGCCGGGCACGGACCCGGCGCACCTCGGCGCGGCGGGCCCAGGCGCCTTCGCCCAGGCGGACCAGGACCCGGCCGCCGTGGTCTTCGGCCTCGGCTACGGGCCCGTCCATGAATCGCTGCCGTTCGCGGCGGCGGTGCTGCAGTCCGTCCGTACCACTCAGACCGTGCGTGTGCCGCAGGCCGTACGGGTGTCGCAGCCCGCGTCCCTCGTGGCCGCCGCCGTCCCGGCCGGGGCCGGGCGCCGCGATCCGGCGGAGATCGCCGAGCGGATACGTCATCTGGGAGATCTGTACGAGGCGGGCCTCGTGACGGACGCCGAGTTCACCGCGAAGAAGGCGCAGTTGCTCGACGAGCTGTGA
- a CDS encoding aldo/keto reductase, which yields MTDNETATDTNAGRDRITTVELGGGGPRVGVQGLGCMGMSEFYGTTDEAAARDTLEAALEVGVTLFDTADIYGRGANEEFLAPFVGAHRDEITLATKFAIERTDDPAHRGVRNDPAYIRQAIEASLRRLNTEAIDLYYMHRRDPAVPLAESVGAMAELVQQGKVKQLGLSEVTGAELREAHAVHPIAALQSEWSLFSRDVERSSVAAAVELGVTLVPYSPLGRGFLTGAFADAGKDLPEGDFRKFQPRFTGDNARTNAALLEPVHKIAAAHGATAAQVALAWVHQRAQVYGLTVVPIPGTRKRSRLLENVAATRLVLSAEELALLEPIADRVAGDRYPDMSNTATARE from the coding sequence ATGACTGACAACGAGACAGCCACCGACACCAACGCCGGCCGGGACCGGATCACCACCGTCGAACTGGGGGGCGGCGGCCCCCGGGTCGGCGTGCAGGGGCTCGGCTGCATGGGGATGAGCGAGTTCTACGGCACCACGGACGAGGCCGCCGCCCGGGACACCCTGGAGGCCGCGCTGGAGGTGGGCGTCACCCTCTTCGACACCGCCGACATCTACGGGCGCGGCGCCAACGAGGAGTTCCTGGCACCCTTCGTCGGCGCGCACCGCGACGAGATCACCCTCGCCACGAAGTTCGCCATCGAGCGGACCGACGACCCGGCCCACCGGGGGGTGCGCAACGACCCCGCGTACATCCGGCAGGCGATCGAGGCGAGCCTGCGCCGGCTGAACACCGAGGCGATCGACCTGTACTACATGCACCGCAGGGACCCCGCCGTCCCGCTGGCCGAGTCCGTCGGGGCGATGGCCGAGCTGGTCCAGCAGGGCAAGGTCAAGCAGCTCGGGCTGAGCGAGGTGACGGGCGCGGAGCTGCGGGAGGCGCACGCCGTGCACCCGATCGCCGCCCTCCAGTCCGAGTGGTCGCTCTTCAGCCGGGACGTGGAGCGCAGCTCGGTGGCCGCCGCCGTGGAGCTGGGCGTGACGCTGGTGCCGTACTCGCCGCTCGGGCGCGGCTTCCTGACCGGTGCCTTCGCGGACGCGGGCAAGGACCTGCCGGAGGGCGACTTCCGCAAGTTCCAGCCGCGGTTCACGGGCGACAACGCGAGGACGAACGCCGCCCTGCTGGAGCCCGTCCACAAGATCGCGGCGGCGCACGGCGCGACGGCCGCGCAGGTGGCCCTGGCCTGGGTCCACCAGCGCGCCCAGGTGTACGGACTGACGGTGGTGCCGATCCCGGGCACCCGCAAGCGCAGCCGACTGCTGGAGAACGTGGCCGCGACCCGGCTCGTCCTCTCGGCCGAGGAGCTGGCGCTGCTGGAGCCGATCGCGGACCGGGTTGCGGGCGACCGCTACCCGGACATGAGCAACACGGCGACGGCCCGCGAATAA
- a CDS encoding MerR family transcriptional regulator, with translation MTVMESTSVRTDACAPAPRAHPRPDGQDRYTISEVVALTGLTAHTLRWYERIGLVSDVDRSHTGQRRFTNRDLDWLAFIGKLRLTGMPVADMVRYAELLREGEHTFEARQELLEATRRDVRSRIAELQDTLAVLDYKIEFYADARRAPEGSCA, from the coding sequence ATGACGGTGATGGAGAGCACTTCCGTACGGACGGACGCCTGCGCGCCGGCCCCGAGGGCGCACCCGAGGCCGGACGGGCAGGACCGCTACACCATCAGCGAGGTCGTCGCCCTCACCGGGCTCACCGCCCACACCCTGCGGTGGTACGAGCGCATCGGGCTGGTGTCGGACGTCGACCGTTCGCACACCGGGCAGCGCCGGTTCACCAACCGCGACCTGGACTGGCTGGCGTTCATCGGCAAGCTGCGGCTCACCGGGATGCCGGTCGCCGACATGGTGAGGTACGCGGAACTGCTGCGCGAGGGCGAGCACACCTTCGAGGCCCGGCAGGAGCTGCTTGAGGCGACCCGCAGAGACGTGAGGTCACGGATCGCGGAACTCCAGGACACACTCGCCGTACTCGACTACAAGATCGAATTCTACGCGGACGCCCGTCGGGCGCCGGAAGGGTCCTGTGCGTGA
- a CDS encoding serine hydrolase domain-containing protein: MQSLAMIENWPVPTAAAAVVRADGTVAGTRGPTTHRFHLASVTKPIAAYAALVAYEEGAVELDEPAGPEGSTVRHLLAHTSGLAFDEHRVTATPGTRRLYSNAGFEALGDHIAEATDIPFRDYVRQAVLEPLGMASTTLDGSPARDGVSTVDDLVRFAAELQAPRLLDPRTVLAAQTVVHPGLKGILPGYGHQNPNDWGLGFEIRDAKSPHWTGGSSSPATFGHFGQSGTFLWVDPAAAGGSGAACVVLTDRPFGPWAVEAWPPFTDAVLAELS; the protein is encoded by the coding sequence ATGCAGAGCCTGGCGATGATCGAGAACTGGCCCGTCCCCACCGCCGCGGCGGCCGTCGTCCGTGCCGACGGCACCGTGGCCGGCACGCGTGGCCCCACCACGCACCGTTTCCACCTGGCGTCCGTCACCAAACCGATCGCCGCGTACGCCGCGCTCGTGGCGTACGAGGAGGGGGCGGTCGAGCTGGACGAACCGGCCGGGCCCGAGGGTTCCACCGTCCGGCACCTGCTGGCCCACACCAGCGGCCTCGCCTTCGACGAACACCGGGTGACGGCCACGCCCGGCACCCGGCGGCTGTACTCCAACGCGGGCTTCGAGGCGCTGGGCGACCACATCGCCGAGGCCACCGACATCCCGTTCCGCGACTACGTCCGCCAGGCGGTCCTGGAACCGCTGGGCATGGCGTCGACGACGCTGGACGGCTCGCCCGCCCGGGACGGCGTCTCGACCGTCGACGACCTGGTGCGGTTCGCCGCGGAGCTCCAGGCACCGCGTCTGCTGGACCCCCGCACGGTGCTGGCGGCCCAGACCGTCGTCCATCCCGGGCTGAAGGGAATCCTGCCCGGCTACGGTCATCAGAACCCCAACGACTGGGGGCTCGGGTTCGAGATCCGGGACGCCAAGTCGCCGCACTGGACGGGTGGTTCGTCGTCGCCCGCGACGTTCGGGCACTTCGGGCAGTCCGGGACCTTCCTGTGGGTCGACCCGGCCGCGGCGGGCGGCTCGGGGGCGGCCTGCGTGGTGCTCACCGACCGGCCGTTCGGACCGTGGGCGGTCGAGGCGTGGCCGCCGTTCACGGACGCGGTCCTCGCGGAACTGAGCTGA
- a CDS encoding pirin family protein → MISVHRSGDRYQGGDGEAGITSLHAFSFGHFYDPDNLRFGAVMACNEERLAPGAGFDEHPHSHTEIVTWVIEGELTHRDSAGHATVVRAGDVQHLSSAAGVRHVERNDGTRPLTFLQMWLAPLSPGGGPSYRIVRSLADSTPYALPAAGAVLRVLGLGAGERSALPDAPRWYVHVVRGEVRLAGEELTPGDSARVTGAEGLELVATEPARVLLWELSD, encoded by the coding sequence GTGATCTCCGTACACCGGTCGGGCGACCGCTACCAGGGCGGGGACGGCGAGGCAGGCATCACCTCCCTGCACGCCTTCTCCTTCGGCCATTTCTACGACCCGGACAATCTCCGCTTCGGCGCGGTCATGGCCTGCAACGAGGAACGGCTGGCGCCGGGCGCGGGCTTCGACGAACACCCGCACAGCCATACCGAGATCGTCACCTGGGTGATCGAGGGCGAACTGACCCACCGCGATTCGGCGGGCCACGCCACGGTCGTACGGGCCGGTGATGTGCAGCACCTCAGTTCGGCGGCCGGGGTGCGCCACGTCGAACGCAACGACGGTACGCGGCCGCTGACGTTCCTTCAGATGTGGCTGGCGCCGCTGTCGCCGGGTGGCGGGCCCTCGTACCGGATCGTCCGGTCCCTCGCGGACTCCACCCCGTACGCCCTCCCGGCGGCCGGCGCCGTGCTGCGGGTGCTCGGACTCGGCGCGGGGGAGCGCTCGGCCCTGCCGGACGCGCCGCGGTGGTACGTCCATGTCGTACGGGGTGAGGTCCGGCTGGCGGGCGAGGAGTTGACGCCCGGAGACTCGGCGCGCGTCACCGGGGCCGAGGGGCTGGAGCTGGTCGCCACGGAGCCGGCCCGGGTGCTCCTGTGGGAGTTGTCCGACTGA
- a CDS encoding helix-turn-helix domain-containing protein: MPRPDPEQPATNDAHLHAATLKRLEQSSGRLAANAIARMDETLPWYRAMPPENRSWIGLVAQAGIAAFTEWFRRPETPQAISTDVFGTAPRELTRAITLRQTVEMVRTTIEVMETAIEEVAAPGDESVLREALLVYAREIAFATAQVYAQAAEARGAWDARLESLVVNAVLSGEADEGAVSRAAALGWNSPDHVCVVLGTAPDGDSELTVEAIRRAARHAKIQVLTGVLGSRLVVIAGGNDNPLQVAKALIGPYAAGAVVAGPVVPDLLAATRSAQAAAAGLKACTAWQDAPRPVLADDLLPERAMAGDPAARDQLVEEIYRPLEEAGSALLETLSVYLEQASSLEGAARMLFVHPNTVRYRLRRVTDVTGWSPSDVRSAFTLRVALILGRLAAKDTQS, from the coding sequence GTGCCTCGACCCGATCCTGAACAGCCCGCCACGAACGACGCCCACCTGCACGCCGCGACCCTGAAACGCCTGGAACAGTCCTCCGGGCGGCTCGCGGCCAACGCGATCGCCCGCATGGACGAGACGTTGCCGTGGTACCGGGCCATGCCCCCCGAGAACCGGTCCTGGATCGGTCTGGTGGCCCAGGCCGGCATCGCCGCGTTCACGGAGTGGTTCCGCCGCCCGGAGACCCCGCAGGCCATCTCCACCGATGTGTTCGGCACCGCCCCGCGCGAGCTGACCCGGGCGATCACGCTGCGGCAGACGGTCGAGATGGTGCGGACCACGATCGAGGTCATGGAGACCGCGATCGAGGAGGTCGCGGCGCCCGGCGACGAGTCGGTGCTGCGTGAGGCGCTGCTCGTCTACGCCCGGGAGATCGCCTTCGCGACCGCCCAGGTCTACGCGCAGGCGGCCGAGGCGCGGGGGGCGTGGGACGCCCGCCTGGAATCGCTCGTGGTGAACGCGGTGCTGTCCGGTGAGGCCGACGAGGGCGCCGTCTCACGCGCCGCCGCGCTCGGCTGGAACTCCCCCGACCATGTCTGTGTCGTGCTCGGCACGGCCCCGGACGGGGACAGCGAGCTGACCGTCGAGGCGATCCGGCGGGCCGCCCGGCACGCCAAGATCCAGGTCCTCACGGGCGTGCTCGGGAGCCGGCTGGTCGTGATCGCGGGCGGCAACGACAACCCGCTCCAGGTCGCCAAGGCGCTGATCGGCCCGTACGCCGCGGGCGCGGTCGTCGCCGGTCCCGTGGTCCCCGACCTGCTGGCGGCCACCCGGTCCGCGCAGGCCGCCGCCGCCGGTCTGAAGGCGTGCACCGCCTGGCAGGACGCCCCCCGGCCGGTGCTCGCGGACGATCTGCTGCCGGAGCGCGCGATGGCCGGTGACCCGGCCGCCCGGGACCAGTTGGTGGAGGAGATCTACAGACCACTGGAGGAAGCCGGTTCCGCGCTCCTGGAAACACTGAGCGTGTATCTGGAGCAGGCGAGTAGCCTTGAAGGTGCCGCGCGCATGCTCTTCGTCCACCCCAACACCGTGCGCTACCGGCTCCGACGTGTGACTGACGTCACCGGCTGGTCTCCGTCCGACGTCCGATCGGCGTTCACGCTGCGGGTCGCCCTCATCCTCGGGCGCCTGGCCGCCAAGGACACCCAGTCCTAG
- a CDS encoding ACP S-malonyltransferase has protein sequence MLVLVAPGQGAQTPGFLTPWLDLPGAADRVAGWSDAIGLDLAHYGTAADADAIRDTAVAQPLLVAAGLLSAGALGASPGAVAGHSVGEITAAVLAGVIDEDSALRFVRLRGLAMAEAAAATETGMSALLGGDPEVTIPHLEKLGLTPANVNGAGQVVAAGTAAQLAELAGDPPEGVRRVVPLKVAGAFHTSHMAPAVDKLREAATSLKVSDPTVTYLSNADGKTVDTGAEVISRLVGQVANPVRWDLCMETFKELGVTALVEASPGGTLTGLAKRALPGVKTLALKTPDDLDAARALIAEHVGA, from the coding sequence GTGCTCGTACTCGTCGCTCCCGGCCAAGGCGCTCAGACGCCCGGCTTCCTGACCCCCTGGCTCGACCTTCCCGGCGCCGCGGACCGCGTCGCGGGCTGGTCCGACGCCATCGGCCTCGACCTCGCCCACTACGGCACGGCGGCCGACGCCGACGCGATCCGTGACACCGCCGTGGCCCAGCCGCTGCTGGTCGCGGCGGGCCTGCTGTCCGCCGGCGCGCTCGGCGCGTCGCCCGGGGCCGTGGCGGGTCACAGCGTCGGTGAGATCACCGCCGCCGTGCTCGCCGGTGTCATCGACGAGGACTCCGCGCTGCGTTTCGTACGCCTTCGCGGCCTCGCCATGGCCGAGGCGGCCGCGGCGACCGAGACCGGGATGTCCGCGCTGCTCGGCGGCGACCCGGAGGTAACGATCCCGCACCTGGAGAAGCTGGGACTGACCCCGGCGAACGTCAACGGCGCGGGCCAGGTCGTCGCCGCGGGCACCGCCGCGCAACTGGCCGAGCTGGCCGGGGACCCGCCCGAGGGAGTGCGCCGCGTGGTGCCCCTCAAGGTCGCCGGCGCGTTCCACACCTCCCACATGGCTCCCGCGGTCGACAAGCTGCGCGAGGCCGCCACCTCGCTGAAGGTCTCCGACCCCACCGTGACGTATCTTTCCAACGCCGACGGGAAGACGGTCGACACCGGCGCCGAGGTCATCTCGCGTCTCGTCGGCCAGGTCGCCAACCCGGTCCGCTGGGACCTGTGCATGGAAACCTTCAAGGAACTGGGCGTCACGGCCCTCGTCGAGGCCAGCCCCGGCGGCACCCTCACCGGACTCGCCAAGCGCGCGCTGCCCGGTGTGAAGACCCTCGCGCTCAAGACCCCCGACGACCTCGACGCCGCCCGCGCGCTCATCGCTGAGCACGTGGGTGCCTAA